Part of the Bacillota bacterium genome is shown below.
GCATCTCCCGGGCGAAATCCTCGGCACCAGCACCATACTTCTCCCGGACGCTGCGGCTGATATCTGTTCCATCATTCTCCTGGGCCCTGCGAAACAGCTTAAAATACAAGGGCTGCCTCAGGTGCAGCTGCATCTCAATCTGGGCGAAGTAGACCAGCCGGCTCAAAAGTTCATCTGGTGGATTGACCATTAGCGTGCTCAGTTCTTTAAATATTTCCCCGGCAACATGGTCCAAAATGTAATAGTAGAGGTCTTCTTTACTGCCGAAGTACTTGAACAGGCTACCCTTGGCAATGCCAGCATTACGGATTATCCTGTTGGTCGAACTGTCCCAAAACCCATACTGGGCAAACTCCTCAATACATACCTGCAGTATCTTCTGTTTTTTTACTTCTGGCAGAGACTCAAACAAATCCATAGGTTCACCTCCGATGACCAAGCGGTCACTGACGTGCATTTACGTGGTGACCACTTGGTCACCGCAAGTAAATTATACAACCCTTTGATTGGAAAATCAATTACGATTTAGTTAAATTTGATATCAGTATCCGTTGTTAAGTTTTAAATCGATATGCCGCCAATTTCTTTTGTACTGTACAGCAGTCATCATTATTCAATGCTGAGATAGAATCAGTGGCTCCCACAATAAATATTGCTCGATTGCCTATATGGTGTTTCCCCACATAATTTTGCAAACGCATAAAGGCCCCAAGTCCCTGATCTGCAAGGGTTGCGGCCTCTTTTTGTCATATTTTGCTATCAAAGTCAGTTATACCCCTGTACTTAAACATCGATTTTACGAAGATATGTCCAGGATTCAGGATCATTTACTAGCTAACCAATTATTGATAACATAAAAGAAATTCGCTATCCAAGGTTCGGAATGTCCCAAAAACTGAAAACTTGTGGATTGGATACATACAATCAGTAAAATAAGTAAGGTTGGAGGTGCTGATAAATGAAAAAGCTCGGATTGGTAGGCGGGATTGGCCCGGCATCCACATTGGATTACTACAAAGGAATTATCGACGTTTTTCGGATGAAAACTGCTGAAGGGAACTATCCCCAAATCATCATCGACAGCATAAACCTTGCCGAAATGTATGACCTGGCGGCAAAAAAGCAGTGGGATCTATTTACATGTCGGCTGGTGGACTCAATTAAAAACTTGGCGGCTGGTGGAGCAGAATTTGCGGCCATGGCTGCAAATACCGCCCATATTGTATTCGATGAAGTTAAGGGTAAGGCCCCTTTACCCCTTATTAGCATCGTCGATGAAACATGCAAATACGCACTATCAAAGAATTGCAAAAGCGTCGTGATCTTCGGCACGGCTTTTACAATGAGCAGCGGGCTATACACAAATGCCTTTACCAAATACGGTATCGACGCCTTTATTCCCACTGAAAATGAGCAGAAGGCAATCCATGATATTATTTTCCCTAACTTGCAAGAAGGCATCGTGCTGCCAGAGGACAAGAAAACAATCATGCAGATTGCAGATAGAATGATAGCTGAGCAAAAAGCAGATGCACTAATTCTTGGGTGCACCGAATTGCCGCTGATAATAAAGAATGATGATTTAGATGCTTTGCTCCTTGATACAACTCAGATCCATATCGAAGCTATTGTAGATTACATGCTTTCGTGATTGGCCATGGGGGCATTTCCGGAACTTTTTGACAGCACCTCTTACTGCGCCCCTTAAGACATGTCATTTCAATGAGGAGTGTTTTGTATGAAAAAAGTCGCAGTCCTACTTTATCCTGATTTCAGCAATTACGAGATGAGTGTTGCCCTGTCAATCTTAGGGCAAGCTCAAAAACCTTTCGATGTATTTGGCTTGACCTTAGAGCCGATAAGAAGTGAGGAAGGGATTTATATCGCTCCTCAAAAGACGGTAGAGGAATTGGTAGTTGACGATTATGACGGCTTGTTGTTAACCGGCGAAATGGACTGTAAACCGCTGATGACCGACGAAAGGTACGCCACCTTTGTTAAGTCCTTTGACAAGCCGGAAATGATTATTGGCAGCATTTCCAGCTCAACAGGCCTACTGGCCAAACTCGAGATGCTAAAGGACAAGAAATATATCTCGAGGATACCAGAAGAATTCCTCGACAAATTTGGCTTCCAAAAGGAGAACTATACGACTGAAGGAAACTACGTCCAGGATGGCAACATAATCACGGCCATGGGCTTCGGGTTTGTCGAATTTGGAATTGCCTTTGGAAAGGCGCTGGGTTTAGACTTCCATCCCGGCTGGTATAAAAGAAATTGGGAGGAGTAACGCAATCCCTCTGCCAATGTTTGAGCAGAGGGATTTCTTTTTACCGAATTCTATGGTACTGGGCGATGCCACAGCTGGCAACTAGCTTGCAAAAGTTTTTTCCACTGGTATTTCTAACCCGGAGAAGAAATATGAAACCAACGTATCTCCCGCTCTGAAAATAGTATTCGCCTCCAGCTCATATTCGTTGAAGCCGTAGACAAGCACAGTATTTTGCTCAGGGTCGACAAGCCAGTATTCCCGGACACCGGATAGCATCACCGTGTTCAGTTTATCTACCATGTCTTTGGTGCGAGTGCTTTTTGAGATGATCTCTACGCATAAAGTAGGTGTGCCCATGTATCTGTTTTTCTCGTTGAGATTTTCTTCAAAGTCACAGGCTATGAATAAATCCGGTTGCATAACGTCTGGGTTTTTAAAATCTTTTTTGAAGAAGTGAACATCAAAAGGTGCGTAAAATACTCGGCATTTTTTACCCTGAAGAAACTCCCGCAGAATAACATACAAGTTGCCAGAAACAATTTGGTGAAAGGCGTCCGGTGAGGCCAGCAGAACTATCTCCCCGTTAATGTACTCCATTCGCAATTCACTTTTATCGCAGATTTCCATAAACTCTTCATAAGATACCTTTTTGCCCCCGTATTGGTAGTCTACCGCCCGTTCCCTAACAGTGAAGTAGCGTTCGATTTCAGTAATATACGGAGTAAGTCTCACTGCTTTTTTGCCGTTTTTGGTGACAACTACTTCGTTGTCCTCGATAACATAGTCGATGTACTTACCCAGATTGGTTTTAAACTCCGTTGCAGTAATGACTTTAGTTGTATCGCTCATAATAAATCATCACCTCGTACGAAATTATACCATTTCGTACGAGGTGATACAAGATTGTCCACTAGGATAATGAGCAGTGGCAGAAAGGATATCAACACCATTGTTGTTGGAGACAAAACAGTGCATTATTGAGGGGTACGGGCAAATGATTAACCCCCTGAGTGGGCCTGGGGGCTCACAATTTCGCCTCCGGCCTTCCCTGCCCCTGGGCCCATTTCAATCAGATAATCCGCCGCGTTAATTACCTCCGGGTTATGCTCAACCACCAGCAGAGTGTTCCCCCGCTCCACAATCCTGCGCATGGCCCCTAGGAGTTTTTTTATGTCCTTAACATGCAGCCCGGTTGTCGGTTCATCCAAAATATAGAGCAGGTTCTTTCTGGCCCGGAGCTTGCTGAGTTCCCGGGCCAGCTTCAGCCGCTGCCCTTCTCCCCCCGAGATAGTACCAATTTGCTGGCCCAGCTTCATATAGCCCAGACCAAGGTTGCAAACATACTGCAATTTGTGACAAATATTTACTTCACCCTGGAAAAATATTAAGGCTGCATCAATGCTCATGTCCAAGACCTGGGTGATGTTCCTGCCCTTGTATTCAACCGCCAGCACCTCGCTGGCAAAGCGTCCTCCCCTACACTCGGGACAGGTAGTCCGCAAGTCGCCCAGGTAATGGATATGGGTCTCGAGGCTGCCCCGGCCCTTGCAGGAAGGACAGGCGCCTTTGGCGTTAAAAGAGAAGTATGATTCTTTGTCCAGCCCGTATTGCCGAGCATCAACTGTCCCGGCGAAGAGCCCCCTGATGGCAGCAAACACCCCAATGTATGTGGCAGGGATGGAAGCACCTGACCGATTGATGGGGGATTGATCGATACAGCTGACACCCATAATCTGCTCCATACCTTCAATGCGCCGGTGCTTGCCCGGGATAACCTTGGGGTCTTTCTGGTTGCGAACTGCTTTGTAAACGACCTCCACGGCCAAAGTGCTCTTGCCGGAGCCGGAGACGCCGCTCAAAGCTACCAGGCAATTGAGGGGAATCTCCACGTCTATGTCCTTCAGGTTGTTGGCAGAAGCGCCAATAACTTTGATGCAGCTACCCGCCGGTCGGGAGTTCAATTTCGTTAAATGCACTGTTTTCTCTTTGAGGAAGGGCGCGATTAGCGACTGGGGGTTATTCAGAATTTCTTCGTATCGCCCGGCTGCGATTACCTCCCCGCCTCCTTCGCCTGCCCGGGGCCCGATTTCAATAATATAGTCTGCGCCCCTGATAACGTCCAGGTCATGCTCGATTGTAATGACTGTATTACCCTGATCCCGGAGCGCTTCCAAAAGCCCGATAACCTTGGCGGTGTCCCGGTGGTGCAGGCCAATCGTAGGCTCGTCGATGATATAGGTCAGGCCCATGAGGCCAGCGCCGAGCTGGCCGGCCAGGCGTACACGTTGGTATTCTCCGCCAGATAACGTATCGATCCTTCTGTTCAAGTTTAGGTAACCCAGGCCGATGTTAATTAAGGCGTCCAACCGTTGCTTCAGCTCAGTGAGGACGGAACTGATGACAGTATCTTTTTCGCGTTCCAGGCCTTCAAGCATTCCCCGCAAGTCCGTGAGTTCCAACTCACCCAGAGCGTAAAAAGTATACCCCTTGATGGTGATGAGCTGACGGTGGAGCTTTAGCCGGCTGCCCCGGCAGCTGGGGCAGGTCTCATCGGTCATGAAGCGGTTGAAGAATGCCTCCTGGGCATCGGTGAGTTCTACCCGTTGCTTATCCTGGTAATAGCGGTTGATCCGAGTCACCAGGCCTTCAAAGGATACTTGCTCCCCGACCCTGGCGGTATAGCCCGGCGTCCCCTTGTCATACCCCGGAGGCCTTTGTAAGGGAAAACTCTTTTTGCTTCCATGGAATATTAGTTCTCGGACAAAGTCCGGAAGGTCCTTGAATGGAGTATCAAAGGAAAAGCCATAGTGGACAGCCAGGCTGTACATAAGCATGTACCAGTAGGGTTGCCTGTGGTTCAGGACTTGAGGGTGGAAGGGGCCCTGGCTGAGACTCTTTTCCGGATTCCTGATGAGACCGGCAGGATGGACGACTTTGCGAACGCCGCTACCCTGGCAGTCCCGGCAGGCGCTGTTGGGATCGTTGAAAGAGAAAAAAGCAGGCAGAATTTCTGCCGCTACAAAACCGTGCTCGCTGCAACCATGCTTTTGGAAGAACCAGGCGCACTGCTCCCTTTGGGCAGCGTCGGGAATACAGATGCGCAGGAACCCCTCCCCCTGATGCAAGGCGTTTTTAAGGGAGTTGCCAACGCTCCGGCCAAGCTCCTTTTGGATTCGGATTTTGTCGGCAACTACCAACATGGTGTGCGGGTGTGCTTCTATTTCTATCCAGTCCCGCAGATCCCCGCGCCGGCCATCGATTTCAATGCGCTTATACCCCTGCTTTCTGAGCCCGGCAAAGAACTCGTCGTATTGCTGGTTTGCGGGTTTGTAAACGGGAAACTGCAATTCAACAAGCGTCCCATCCGGCAGCTTCTCCAGTTCTGCCTGCAGGTAGCGCAAGGAGCGGATGGGATAGGTGCTAGAGCAGATCGGACACCTGGCCCGGCCAAGGGTTGTATAGAGATAGCGCAGGTAGGTGCTGATCTCCGACTGGGTGCCGATGGTGGCGCGGGGGTTTTTTCGCGGTTTAGACTGCTTGAAGCTGATAACTGGCGTCAGGCCCTCGACATAGTTTACATCGGGCTGCTTCAGCTGACTGGTGTAGCGCCGCATCTGCTCCGACAGGCAGTCTAGCAAGCGTTTCTGACCGGCAGCGTAAATGACGTCGTAGGCCAGGGTGGACTTGCCGGAGCCACTGACTCCGACAATAACAGTATGTTTGCCATGGGGAATGCAGACAGAGATATCTTTCAGGTTATGTTCCCGGGCGCCGCTGACCCTAATCGCTGCTTCCATTATTCGCCCCCTCCCTGATTACTCACTCGGTAACCGATCTGGAAGCACTGAATCTGATTGTTTATGCGGACGGGTTCAGGGTAGCGCTCGACCAAACCGACGCGGCAGAGCCACTCATAGTTGATGCCAAAACCATGGGGCCTGGTCTTGAGGCGGAACTCCTGCAGCGTGTGGTGCTGCTCCAGATGGACAAGAACCGGCCGGTAGACTTCCCTGGTGTTGTCGTGGAGGTAAGTGCAGCAGGCAGTAAGCATCGCCTCCAGCAACTGGTCAGTCATCGCCTGCTGAAACAGCGGCTGATAAATGGCCTGGAACAACTTGGGGCGAAGCCTGGCGGCCTGGGCGATGAGTTCCCGCTCCGGGGAAGTCGTGCCCTGGCCACTTCTATCCAGGCTATTGCTTGGGCAATATGGAAAAGGTAGTACTGGGCGTTGGTGCTGTCCTTCTTGACAGAGTAACTCTTCTCCGCCTTGTTCAGGTAGTATACGGCCTCTGAAAAGCCAAGAAGCATTTCCACTTCCCGGTCCCGATTGCCGA
Proteins encoded:
- a CDS encoding TetR/AcrR family transcriptional regulator; this encodes MHVSDRLVIGGEPMDLFESLPEVKKQKILQVCIEEFAQYGFWDSSTNRIIRNAGIAKGSLFKYFGSKEDLYYYILDHVAGEIFKELSTLMVNPPDELLSRLVYFAQIEMQLHLRQPLYFKLFRRAQENDGTDISRSVREKYGAGAEDFAREMLKDISAENLRYGIENTIDTVLWLLKGFNESFLAELSEANDIELIQQEYLTRLQVHLDIIRNGIYK
- a CDS encoding amino acid racemase; its protein translation is MKKLGLVGGIGPASTLDYYKGIIDVFRMKTAEGNYPQIIIDSINLAEMYDLAAKKQWDLFTCRLVDSIKNLAAGGAEFAAMAANTAHIVFDEVKGKAPLPLISIVDETCKYALSKNCKSVVIFGTAFTMSSGLYTNAFTKYGIDAFIPTENEQKAIHDIIFPNLQEGIVLPEDKKTIMQIADRMIAEQKADALILGCTELPLIIKNDDLDALLLDTTQIHIEAIVDYMLS
- the uvrA gene encoding excinuclease ABC subunit A, with protein sequence MEAAIRVSGAREHNLKDISVCIPHGKHTVIVGVSGSGKSTLAYDVIYAAGQKRLLDCLSEQMRRYTSQLKQPDVNYVEGLTPVISFKQSKPRKNPRATIGTQSEISTYLRYLYTTLGRARCPICSSTYPIRSLRYLQAELEKLPDGTLVELQFPVYKPANQQYDEFFAGLRKQGYKRIEIDGRRGDLRDWIEIEAHPHTMLVVADKIRIQKELGRSVGNSLKNALHQGEGFLRICIPDAAQREQCAWFFQKHGCSEHGFVAAEILPAFFSFNDPNSACRDCQGSGVRKVVHPAGLIRNPEKSLSQGPFHPQVLNHRQPYWYMLMYSLAVHYGFSFDTPFKDLPDFVRELIFHGSKKSFPLQRPPGYDKGTPGYTARVGEQVSFEGLVTRINRYYQDKQRVELTDAQEAFFNRFMTDETCPSCRGSRLKLHRQLITIKGYTFYALGELELTDLRGMLEGLEREKDTVISSVLTELKQRLDALINIGLGYLNLNRRIDTLSGGEYQRVRLAGQLGAGLMGLTYIIDEPTIGLHHRDTAKVIGLLEALRDQGNTVITIEHDLDVIRGADYIIEIGPRAGEGGGEVIAAGRYEEILNNPQSLIAPFLKEKTVHLTKLNSRPAGSCIKVIGASANNLKDIDVEIPLNCLVALSGVSGSGKSTLAVEVVYKAVRNQKDPKVIPGKHRRIEGMEQIMGVSCIDQSPINRSGASIPATYIGVFAAIRGLFAGTVDARQYGLDKESYFSFNAKGACPSCKGRGSLETHIHYLGDLRTTCPECRGGRFASEVLAVEYKGRNITQVLDMSIDAALIFFQGEVNICHKLQYVCNLGLGYMKLGQQIGTISGGEGQRLKLARELSKLRARKNLLYILDEPTTGLHVKDIKKLLGAMRRIVERGNTLLVVEHNPEVINAADYLIEMGPGAGKAGGEIVSPQAHSGG
- a CDS encoding 4-methyl-5(B-hydroxyethyl)-thiazole monophosphate biosynthesis protein; this encodes MKKVAVLLYPDFSNYEMSVALSILGQAQKPFDVFGLTLEPIRSEEGIYIAPQKTVEELVVDDYDGLLLTGEMDCKPLMTDERYATFVKSFDKPEMIIGSISSSTGLLAKLEMLKDKKYISRIPEEFLDKFGFQKENYTTEGNYVQDGNIITAMGFGFVEFGIAFGKALGLDFHPGWYKRNWEE
- a CDS encoding type II toxin-antitoxin system Phd/YefM family antitoxin, which translates into the protein MSDTTKVITATEFKTNLGKYIDYVIEDNEVVVTKNGKKAVRLTPYITEIERYFTVRERAVDYQYGGKKVSYEEFMEICDKSELRMEYINGEIVLLASPDAFHQIVSGNLYVILREFLQGKKCRVFYAPFDVHFFKKDFKNPDVMQPDLFIACDFEENLNEKNRYMGTPTLCVEIISKSTRTKDMVDKLNTVMLSGVREYWLVDPEQNTVLVYGFNEYELEANTIFRAGDTLVSYFFSGLEIPVEKTFAS